The Pseudomonadota bacterium genome includes the window GACTTCCGCATGCCGACGTGCACGGGAGAGGAGTTCTACGCCCGTCTCATCGCGCGTGACCGGCGCTGGGCCGAACGGGTCGTGTTCCTCAGCGGAGATCTGAGTGGGGACGAGATTCAGGGGTTTCTGCGGGACGTGGGGGCGCCCGCGCTGCGCAAGCCCGTGGGGGTGTCTGAGCTGCGGGCCTTTGTCGACGGGCGTCTCGCCGTGCGCAGCGGAGGTGCGGAGACAGGGGGGGAGGGCAGTTCATGAGTGCCGACGGGCAAGGACACACCGGTGCAGGGGGAGACGTGGCCGAGCGGCTTCATCACATCGAACGCATGCTCGACATCATGCGTGCCGCCACGTCGTCGCCGGATCTCGAGATGTCCCTGTATGCCATCGTGTCGGCCATGCGCACCCTTCTCCCGTTCGATCGGGCCGTGGTCTTCCTGCTCGACGAGAGGCGCGAGAGCCTCGAGGTCTACGAGCCGGAGGCGCTCGATCTCGATTTCGAGCGCACGGGGCGCCTGGCGCGCAGCGATGTGCGCGTTCCGCTGGCAGGCACGGTGTCCGCCTGGGTCATCACCCATCATGCTTCGCGCTGCATCGATGAGGCTGAAGACGAGCTTGCGCGATTTCCAGGTTCACGCTCGCCGCACTGGAGCGGGATGCGCTCTGCGATCATCGCCCCTCTGTATGTGCAGGGGCGCGCCATCGGAACGCTCAAGGTCATGAGCCGCGACCCCGGTCGCTTCTCTTCCGAGATGCGCCTGCTCATCGAGCAGGTTGCGGCGGCCGTGGGCGCTGCGGTTCACCACGGGGAGCTCTACCGACGCGAGTCCGCGCTTGTCGAGCAGCTGCGCGAGACCAGCCGCATCAAGGACGAGCTGATCGCCATGGTCTCCCATGATCTCAAGTCACCGCTCACCGCCATGCTGGGCTATGCGCGCCTGCTCCGAACCGGTCGCTTCGGTCAGCTCACCGACGGGCAGCGTGACGTTCTCGATGAGTTCGAGCGGTCGAGCCGGCACATGAATGCGCTTCTCGATGACCTGTCCGACGTGGCTCGCCTGGGCATCCGGGGCATCGAGCTGCGCCGCGTGCCCCTTGATGTTCGCAAGGTCATCGAGGAGAGCATGCACGCGCTCAGGGCACAGGCACAGGAGCGACAGGTCGAGATGGCCCTCCCGCAGGAAGAGGAGGGGGAGACATCCATCGTGGTGGCCGCCGACCCGAAGCGACTGCGTCAGATCGTCTCCAACCTGCTCACCAACGCCATCAAGTACAACCGCGTCGGGGGCCGTGTCGACGTGGGGGTGTGCTGCAGCGGAGAGCTCGCGCGCGTCGATGTGAGAGACACCGGAAGCGGCATCCCCTCTGATCGCCTCGAGACCGTCTTCGAGCTCCACGCCCGTCTCGATGGACACAAGAGCATCGAGGGAACAGGGCTGGGCCTCACCATCACCCGCGAGCTCGTCACGCTTCACGGAGGGCGCATCTGGGTGGAGAGCGAGCTCGGGATGGGGAGCTGCTTCTCGTTCACCCTCCCCCTTGCGGGACCGGCCCAGCACGCCGAGGCGGCGCCTTGACCCGGCGCGTCGAATCGCACGCGCCGGGAGAAGGGGAGACACGCCCGCAACCGTCTGAGGTCATCATCACCCATGCCGGCGCAGACTTCGATGGTCTCGCCTCGATGTTCTGCGCGCGCCTCCTGTATCCCGGCGCCATGCCCCTGCTCATCGGTCCGCCCGATCTCTCGGTTCGTGCGTTCCTCGACGCTTATGGCACGTCGTTCCCCATTCAGCAGGCCCATGACGTCGCATCGCTTCCCCTCACCCGCGTTGTGCTGGTCGATGTCCAGGTTCCGGCTCGTCTGGGCCCGTTTCGGGAGATTGTGAGCGACGCCCGCGTGGAAGTGCACGTCTACGATCACCATCCGCCCACCGCCGAGAGCATTCAAGGAGACGTGCACTGCGTGGAACGGGTCGGGGCCACCATCACGCTCCTGGTCAATCGACTGATGGCGCGCTTGGGGGGACCTCCGACCCTCTCCCCCATCGAGGCCACGCTGTTCGCCATCGGCATCTACGAGGAGACCGGTGGGCTCACGTTTCCAGAGACCACCCCGGCGGATGCGCGGGCCGTGGCCTGGCTGCTCGAGCAGGGGGCGAACCTCTCCTGCGTCACCGATTTCACCCAGCCTCCCTTGCGGGAGGAGCAGCACACGCTGCTGCGTGCCTTCCTCGAGCGGTCGCAGATGCGAGACATCCGCGGCATGCGCGTGCTCGTCTGTCGCGCTGAGAGCGAGCGATATGTGGGCGAGACCGCCGTTGTGGCTCACCGCATCATGGATCTCGAGCGCCCGGATGCCCTGCTCTGCGTGACGCGCATGGGCGACCGCGCCTACATCGTGGCTCGCAGCCGCGAGAGCGGGCCGGACGTCTCCGGCATCACTGCCCACTTCGGTGGCGGGGGGCACCCGCGCGCCGCCTCCGCCGCCATGGCCGCGCGCCCGCTCGACGCCATTGTCGAGGAGATCTGGCGGGTCGTGGAGCGCGAAGCGCGTCCGGGGCTGTGCGCGCGAGACGTCATGTCGGCGCCGTTGCAGCACATCGATCTCGTCGACGATCCCACCCCGACGGTGGAGGACGTTCGTGATCGCTTCCTGCGACATGGTCATACCGTGCTTCCCGTGCTATCGACCGGGAGCGTGCACGGATGCATCTCGCGCCGCGACATCGACAAGGCGATGCAGCACGGCCTGGGCGCGACGTCTGTGCTCCCGTACATCAGTCCGAGCTTTCCGACGGTACCGCTCGATCTCTCGGCCCGCGATCTCCTGCGTCGCCTGTCCGGCGCACAGACACGGGCCATCGTGGTTGACGAGAGGGGGCAGGCCGCGGGCATCGTCACGCGGGCCGACGTGCTCGAGGCGCTTCGGCGTCAGTCGCAGCCGGTGACCACCGAGGTCGGAAGGCTGGAGCGTCTTCCCTTGCCCCTGAGACGCTTGCTGCGCCGCTGCGGCGAGGTGGGTGACGCGCTCGAGATGAACGTGTACGTGGTCGGGGGGTTCGTGCGCGACGTCCTTCTCGAGCGAGAGACCCTCGATGTCGACGTGGTGGTGGAAGGCGATGGCATCCGCTATGCCGCTGCGCTGGCGCAGGCACTGGGAGCGCGGGTGAGCGCGCACCACAAGTTCGGGACCGCAGTGGTGACGCGGATGCCCAGAGAGGGCGCCCAGACCGGCGATGACACGTCGCCGGCAGCGCTGCCGACCAAGATCGACGTGGCGTCGACGCGCCTGGAGTTCTACACCCGCCCCGCGGCGCTCCCCGAGGTGACTGGTTCCACCCTGAAGGCCGATCTCCATCGGCGCGACTTCTCCATAAACGCCATGGCCATCCAGCTCAATGGGGCTTCCTTCGGACATCTGGTCGATTTCTTCGGTGCGCGCCGCGATCTCGAGGAAGGGGTGGTGCGCGTCCTCCACAGCCTGTCGTTCGTGGACGATCCCACGCGCATCTTCCGCGCCATCAAGTTCGAGCAGCGCTACCACTTCCGGATGGATGCGCACACCGAGGCGCTGCTGCGCCATGCAGCACGCTCGGGCTGGCTCGAGGCGCTCAGCCCGGCGCGCGTGCGCGACGAGTTCGAGCAGATCCTCTCTGAGGCGCGGCCCGTGCCGGCCATCGTGCGCATGGCGCAGCTGCGCGTTCTCCATCTCATCCATCCGGGCCTCTCGCTGGGTGGGCGGGTACGTGCGCTGCTCGACGAGATCACCGGGGTGCTGCTGCGCTATGCCGCTCTTGTGGAGCGCGAGCATGTGCGTCGCTGGCTCGTGTACTTCCGCGGACTGGCGAGCGGCCTGTCGGAGGCGGCGCTTCATGCGGTGGCCGATCGCTATGCCATCGGTCAGGCGTCACGCAGCCGCCTCTTCCTCGAGCGCGACCATGTGCGTCTGCTGCTGCGTCGCCTCTACGGCCCCGCGGTTCCTTCGAGCGAGGTGTACCGCCTGCTCTCGCCGCTCTCGCTCGAGATGGTGCTCTACCTGCTGGCGCGATCGAACGCGCGATCGGTGAAGGAGCGCATCATGCTCTTCCTCGACCGCCTGCGCCTCGTCACCCCCCTGGTGACCGGCGATCATCTGAAGCGCTGGGGGATCCCGCCAGGGCCGCAGATGGGCCGCACGCTCACCGCCCTGCTCGAAGCGCAGATCGACGGCTGCTTCCGAGACGTCGATGGGGGGCGAGCCTGGCTCGCGGAAAAGGATATCCCTGCTTCCTGGACGTAACATTGGGTCCCATGACGCACGCCCCTTCACCCGCCCGACGCAAGCGCATCCTCTCCGGCATGCGACCCACAGGGAAGCTGCACATCGGCCACCTCCTGGGGGCCATCGAGAACTGGAAGCATCTCCAGGATGACTTCGACTGCTTCTACATGGTGGCAGACTGGCATGCGCTCACGACCGGCTATCGTCGGTCGGCCGACGTCAAGGACGAGATCCGCGAGATCGTGCTCGACTATCTCGCGGGAGGGGTCGACCCGGAACGTTGCACCTTCTACGTGCAGAGCGATGTCCCGGAGATCGCCCATCTCCACCTGCTGCTCTCGATGATCACCCCGGTCGGCTGGCTCGAGCGGGTGCCGACGTACAAGGATCAGGTCGAGGCGCTCGGGTCGGACGTGGCGACCTACGGATTCCTGGGCTATCCAGTGCTCATGACCACTGACATCATCATGTTCAAGGCAGAGGTGGTGCCCGTGGGGCAGGATCAGGTTGCGCACCTCGAGCTGTGCCGCGAGATCGTTCGACGCTTCAACACCCTCTATCGCCCCGTGTTTCCCGAGCCCCAGCCTCGTCTCACGCGCTTCGCCGCCGTTCCGGGCCTCGATGGCAGAAAGATGAGCAAGTCGTACGGCAATGATCTGCTCATCAGCGATCCCCCCGAGGTCATCGAGAAGAAGATGAAGACTGCCATCACCGATCCGTCGCGGGTCT containing:
- a CDS encoding CBS domain-containing protein, which produces MTRRVESHAPGEGETRPQPSEVIITHAGADFDGLASMFCARLLYPGAMPLLIGPPDLSVRAFLDAYGTSFPIQQAHDVASLPLTRVVLVDVQVPARLGPFREIVSDARVEVHVYDHHPPTAESIQGDVHCVERVGATITLLVNRLMARLGGPPTLSPIEATLFAIGIYEETGGLTFPETTPADARAVAWLLEQGANLSCVTDFTQPPLREEQHTLLRAFLERSQMRDIRGMRVLVCRAESERYVGETAVVAHRIMDLERPDALLCVTRMGDRAYIVARSRESGPDVSGITAHFGGGGHPRAASAAMAARPLDAIVEEIWRVVEREARPGLCARDVMSAPLQHIDLVDDPTPTVEDVRDRFLRHGHTVLPVLSTGSVHGCISRRDIDKAMQHGLGATSVLPYISPSFPTVPLDLSARDLLRRLSGAQTRAIVVDERGQAAGIVTRADVLEALRRQSQPVTTEVGRLERLPLPLRRLLRRCGEVGDALEMNVYVVGGFVRDVLLERETLDVDVVVEGDGIRYAAALAQALGARVSAHHKFGTAVVTRMPREGAQTGDDTSPAALPTKIDVASTRLEFYTRPAALPEVTGSTLKADLHRRDFSINAMAIQLNGASFGHLVDFFGARRDLEEGVVRVLHSLSFVDDPTRIFRAIKFEQRYHFRMDAHTEALLRHAARSGWLEALSPARVRDEFEQILSEARPVPAIVRMAQLRVLHLIHPGLSLGGRVRALLDEITGVLLRYAALVEREHVRRWLVYFRGLASGLSEAALHAVADRYAIGQASRSRLFLERDHVRLLLRRLYGPAVPSSEVYRLLSPLSLEMVLYLLARSNARSVKERIMLFLDRLRLVTPLVTGDHLKRWGIPPGPQMGRTLTALLEAQIDGCFRDVDGGRAWLAEKDIPASWT
- a CDS encoding GAF domain-containing protein, which gives rise to MSADGQGHTGAGGDVAERLHHIERMLDIMRAATSSPDLEMSLYAIVSAMRTLLPFDRAVVFLLDERRESLEVYEPEALDLDFERTGRLARSDVRVPLAGTVSAWVITHHASRCIDEAEDELARFPGSRSPHWSGMRSAIIAPLYVQGRAIGTLKVMSRDPGRFSSEMRLLIEQVAAAVGAAVHHGELYRRESALVEQLRETSRIKDELIAMVSHDLKSPLTAMLGYARLLRTGRFGQLTDGQRDVLDEFERSSRHMNALLDDLSDVARLGIRGIELRRVPLDVRKVIEESMHALRAQAQERQVEMALPQEEEGETSIVVAADPKRLRQIVSNLLTNAIKYNRVGGRVDVGVCCSGELARVDVRDTGSGIPSDRLETVFELHARLDGHKSIEGTGLGLTITRELVTLHGGRIWVESELGMGSCFSFTLPLAGPAQHAEAAP
- the trpS gene encoding tryptophan--tRNA ligase, giving the protein MTHAPSPARRKRILSGMRPTGKLHIGHLLGAIENWKHLQDDFDCFYMVADWHALTTGYRRSADVKDEIREIVLDYLAGGVDPERCTFYVQSDVPEIAHLHLLLSMITPVGWLERVPTYKDQVEALGSDVATYGFLGYPVLMTTDIIMFKAEVVPVGQDQVAHLELCREIVRRFNTLYRPVFPEPQPRLTRFAAVPGLDGRKMSKSYGNDLLISDPPEVIEKKMKTAITDPSRVYRRDPGRPELCTVYQYHKMYAAPEVQREVFEGCRAGALGCVDCKKKAAASVVAGLAPIQEKRRDLAERPGVIEEMLSEGARRAREVASATLEEARDAMGLARTRS